A stretch of Hoplias malabaricus isolate fHopMal1 chromosome 10, fHopMal1.hap1, whole genome shotgun sequence DNA encodes these proteins:
- the LOC136708061 gene encoding C-C chemokine receptor type 5-like, which produces MAGQHSAILLFLFFPFLSTDNYDDYYNYNEDSAAPCNNGNARDFGQVSLPTFYTMVFIVGFIGNGLVAYVLIKYRHRSNMMDVCLLNLAMSDLLFLFSLPFWAHYAAMNQWTFGNFMCKAVTSFFMLGFYGSIFFMILMTVDRYVVIVHAHASLFSKHHSAKAGVALAGFMWLLSLMASLPTMIFSEEKKEFNESTCKPEYPPDTYWRQFSYIELNILGLILPLSVMVFCYSQIIHTLYHMRSQKKHKSIRLIMVLITVFFVFWTPYNVVTFLFLLHHTGHLQSCEWQQNLNLSMQWVQTIAFSHCCLNPIIYAFVGQKFRRLVVKALKQSFPGCLNKCKILSIELSERRSSVHSRSSEISTTKIM; this is translated from the exons ATggcagggcagcacagtg CCATAttactatttttgttttttccttttctttcaaCAGATAACTATGACGATTACTACAATTATAATGAAGACAGTGCCGCACCCTGCAACAACGGCAATGCACGAGACTTTGGCCAAGTTTCCCTCCCCACTTTCTACACCATGGTCTTCATAGTGGGCTTCATTGGCAACGGCCTGGTGGCGTATGTCCTCATCAAATACCGCCATAGATCAAACATGATGGACGTGTGCCTCTTGAACCTGGCGATGTCTGACCTGCTGTTCCTCTTCTCTCTGCCCTTCTGGGCCCACTATGCCGCCATGAACCAGTGGACCTTTGGGAACTTCATGTGCAAGGCTGTAACGTCCTTCTTCATGCTGGGCTTCTACGGCAGTATCTTCTTCATGATCCTGATGACGGTGGATCGTTATGTTGTCATTGTCCATGCACACGCCTCTCTATTCTCCAAGCACCACTCAGCCAAAGCGGGAGTGGCTTTGGCTGGTTTTATGTGGTTACTCAGTCTGATGGCTTCTCTGCCAACCATGATATTCTCAGAGGAGAAGAAGGAGTTTAACGAATCTACATGCAAACCAGAATATCCCCCAGACACCTATTGGAGGCAATTCAGCTACATAGAGCTGAACATCCTCGGCTTGATCCTCCCACTCTCCGTCATGGTGTTCTGCTACTCTCAGATCATCCACACCTTGTACCACATGAGGTCTCAAAAGAAGCACAAATCCATCAGGCTCATCATGGTCTTGATTACTGTTTTCTTTGTCTTCTGGACGCCCTACAACGTGGTCACATTCCTGTTCCTCCTTCATCACACGGGGCACTTACAAAGTTGTGAATGGCAGCAGAATCTGAACCTGTCCATGCAGTGGGTGCAGACCATCGCTTTCAGTCACTGCTGCCTCAACCCCATCATCTACGCCTTCGTTGGCCAGAAGTTCAGGAGATTAGTCGTTAAGGCCCTGAAACAGTCATTTCCAGGTTGCTTGAACAAGTGCAAAATACTCAGCATTGAGTTGTCAGAGAGGAGGAGCTCGGTGCACTCGCGCTCCTCAGAAATATCCACCACAAAGATTATGTAG
- the LOC136708060 gene encoding C-C chemokine receptor type 3-like, translated as MSNSTESNSYSTDYDDYYNSNESQATPCNNDNHDLHAVDTPLFSQHHSAKAGMGLAGFMWLFSLMASLPTMIFSEEKEEKNGLTCKPEYPPDTYWRQFGYIELNILGLILPLSVMVFCYSQIIYTLYHMRSQKKHKAIRFILVLVIVFFVFWTPYNVVTFLFFLHHMGHLQNCEWQQTLDLSMQWVEIIAFSHCCLNPIIYSFARKRFRGLVVKALKQWCYRC; from the exons ATGAGCAACAGCACAGAGAGCAACAGCTACAGCACAG attatGATGACTACTACAATTCCAATGAAAGCCAGGCCACACCCTGCAACAACGACAAT CATGATCTTCATGCTGTAGACACGCCTCTATTTTCCCAGCACCACTCAGCCAAAGCGGGAATGGGTTTGGCTGGTTTTATGTGGTTATTCAGTCTGATGGCTTCCCTGCCAACCATGATATTCtcagaggagaaggaggagaagaacgGATTGACATGCAAACCAGAATATCCCCCAGACACCTATTGGAGGCAGTTTGGCTACATAGAGCTGAACATCCTGGGCTTGATCCTCCCACTCTCCGTCATGGTGTTCTGCTACTCTCAGATCATCTACACCTTGTACCACATGAGGTCCCAGAAGAAGCACAAAGCCATCAGGTTCATCCTGGTCTTGgttattgttttctttgtctTCTGGACGCCCTACAACGTGGTCACATTCCTGTTCTTCCTTCATCACATGGGGCATTTGCAAAACTGTGAATGGCAGCAGACCCTGGACCTGTCCATGCAGTGGGTGGAGATCATCGCCTTCAGTCACTGCTGCCTCAACCCCATCATCTACTCATTCGCTAGGAAGAGGTTTAGAGGATTAGTCGTTAAGGCCCTGAAACAATGGTGCTATAGAT GCTAG